Proteins encoded by one window of Sardina pilchardus chromosome 7, fSarPil1.1, whole genome shotgun sequence:
- the LOC134088209 gene encoding uncharacterized protein LOC134088209, translating into MKHAYPSAVVQVSAREQELLSVSAVHQRETGGLTHVGSISSSSSALRQEAGPLTFVGNFTAPAAALHGQQHMKPMQAQVPGSVAQGGFIPLGVGPTRSTPAAPAGLPTGAGGEVPTYCKSTVHSNQAERVKMMEYHRDMASYYRGLKRKAEHVPAREGSGCPNELQTGSVRDRTLDEPRQKTWWDNATEGVVLPEDAVEKLDAIPGIWDLAIQMGFLTAC; encoded by the exons ATGAAACATGCCTACCCATCTGCAG TTGTGCAGGTGTCAGCACGAGAGCAGGAGCTGCTGTCCGTCTCTGCTGTTCATCAGCGGGAGACTGGTGGACTGACCCATGTGGGCTCAATCAGCTCATCCAGTAGTGCTTTGAGGCAGGAGGCTGGACCCCTTACCTTTGTGGGGAACTTCACCGCCCCTGCCGCAGCACTTCATGGTCAGCAACACATGAAGCCGATGCAAGCCCAGGTGCCAGGCAGTGTCGCCCAGGGAGGATTCATCCCTCTGGGGGTCGGTCCCACTCGGTCCACCCCTGCAGCTCCGGCAGGTCTCCCCACTGGGGCCGGTGGTGAAGTCCCGACCTACTGTAAGAGCACAGTCCACTCCAACCAAGCGGAGCGTGTGAAGATGATGGAGTACCACCGTGACATGGCCTCCTACTACAGAGGGCTCAAGCGTAAGGCTGAGCACGTCCCAGCGAGGGAGGGGTCAGGGTGCCCCAACGAGCTCCAGACAGGAAGTGTCCGTGACAGGACCTTGGACGAGCCTCGGCAGAAGACGTGGTGGGACAACGCCACAGAGGGCGTCGTTCTTCCTGAGGACGCTGTCGAGAAACTTGATGCCATTCCTGGCATCTGGGATTTGGCCATACAGATGGGCTTTCTGACTGCCTGCTAG
- the LOC134088210 gene encoding palmitoyltransferase ZDHHC11-like — MRCCDQHLRRTEPAPGSSCNEPVTPAPRSRRNGWSARPTTQQLVSYFTYIYLVVVGFGIYIPLLPSPWDSLAYGHLGFFFVLHLVAHIAAVLIDPAEPIVRARNYASTLPTFDKSQHAHVILDLHCKICDIDVGPRAKHCKACNKCVTDFDHHCKYMNNCVGRRNYWFFFVAVVTAAIGMFLLLLIVLFIIVEHSLNPAILRTAPQFQDYFHTCMSCGTVLSVQSVPVCPGLNNLTWLVFLPLAPVHTSSAGLLVVSCFTFLLTLVFLVVVIHLLGFHIFLLSKKLTTYEYIMKKRQEEKDRDLELGEKQSRPTSAESSKTQPSVDVSVDCESPLPSQASQSSMEYQDERRELALRISMAMCAELKRLGSMTGAQWHEWYRNTSPSKDMTPGEDLSICDTGLKALGESLSWTGLQQVVVVDGEQSREKSAEAAPIIQQPLASSVLAVEQQLSMDTRSESALSQQ, encoded by the exons ATGAGGTGCTGCGATCAGCACCTGAGGCGGACCGAGCCGGCCCCCGGGAGCAGCTGCAATGAGCCGGTGACCCCTGCACCGCGCTCGCGCCGCAACGGCTGGTCCGCGCGACCCACCACCCAGCAGCTGGTTTCCTACTTCACCTACATTTACTTGGTTGTTGTCGGATTTGGGATCTACATCCCACTGCTGCCCTCCCCATGGGACTCGTTGGCCTATGGT CATCTTGgatttttctttgttcttcacCTGGTTGCCCACATTGCAGCTGTGTTGATAGACCCAGCAGAACCCATTGTGCGCGCTAGAAACTACGCCTCTACCTTGCCGACCTTTGACAAAAGCCAACATGCACATGTCATCCTTGACCTACACTGTAAAATCTGTGATATTGACGT GGGACCTCGAGCTAAACACTGCAAGGCTTGCAACAAATGTGTGACAGACTTTGACCACCACTGCAAATATATGAATAAttgtgtggggaggaggaacTATTG GTTTTTCTTTGTGGCCGTTGTGACTGCTGCTATTGGAATGTTTCTGCTGCTCCTCATTGTTTTGTTCATCATCGTTGAGCACTCTTTGAACCCGGCCATACTCCGCACCGCCCCTCAGTTTCAGG ATTACTTTCACACGTGTATGTCATGCGGCACAGTGCTATCTGTTCAGTCTGTACCTGTCTGTCCAGGTCTGAATAACTTGACATGGTTGGTGTTCCTCCCACTGGCTCCTGTGCACACCAGCTCCGCTGGACTCTTGGTAGTGAGCTGCTTCACCTTTTTACTGACGTTGGTTTTCTTGGTGGTTGTGATTCACCTGCTGGGATTTCATATATTTCTCT TGTCAAAGAAGCTTACCACATACGAGTACATCATGAAAAAGCGTCAAGAAGAGAAGGATCGTGATTTGGAATTGGGAGAGAAGCAATCCCGACCCACAAGTGCGGAATCATCAAAG acacagccttCTGTGGATGTATCTGTGGACTGTGAATCACCTTTGCCCAGTCAAGCCAGTCAAAGCAG CATGGAGTACCAGGATGAAAGGAGGGAACTTGCCCTGCGCATCTCTATGGCGATGTGTGCAGAG CTGAAGCGTCTTGGTTCAATGACAGGAGCTCAATGGCACGAATGGTACAGAAACACCAGCCCATCCAAGGACATGACGCCAG GGGAGGATTTGTCGATTTGTGACACCGGTTTGAAGGCCCTCGGTGAGTCCCTCAGCTGGACTGGACTAcagcaggtggtggtggtggatggagaGCAGAGCCGTGAGAAGTCTGCGGAAGCGGCTCCTATTATCCAGCAGCCCCTGGCCAGCTCTGTCTTGGCAGTTGAGCAGCAGCTGAGCATGGACACAAGGTCCGAGTCGGCCCTCTCCCAGCAGTGA
- the LOC134086989 gene encoding uncharacterized protein LOC134086989 produces the protein MAKLPTSTPQHLTLVGNGVKSSRVAPARKEENLTFVGNFTHAPNITQDQLLALLNSQKGPDSGSAGIRGVPSAQKTPLHLTRPCGSEIMKHAYPSAVVQVSAREQELLSVSAVHQRETGGLTHVGSISSSSSALRQEAGPLTFVGNFTAPAAALHGQQHMKPMQAQVPGSVAQGGFIPLGVGPTRSTPAAPAGLPTGAGGEVPTYCKSTVHSNQAERVKMMEYHRDMASYYRGLKRKAEHVPAREGSGCPNELQTGSVRDRTLDEPRQKTWWDNATEGVVLPEDAVEKLDAIPGIWDLAIQMGFLTAC, from the exons atggccaagCTGCCCACCTCAACACCTCAGCACCTCACTCTCGTGGGCAACGGTGTCAAGAGCAGCCGGGTGGCTCCAGCGAGGAAGGAGGAGAACCTGACATTCGTTGGGAACTTCACTCATGCTCCGAACATCACCCAGGACCAGCTATTGGCCCTGCTGAATTCCCAAAAGGGCCCTGACTCTGGGAGTGCAGGCATCCGTGGCGTTCCGTCCGCCCAGAAGACACCGCTCCATCTCACTCGGCCCTGTGGCAGTGAGATCATGAAACATGCCTACCCATCTGCAG TTGTGCAGGTGTCAGCACGAGAGCAGGAGCTGCTGTCCGTCTCTGCTGTTCATCAGCGGGAGACTGGTGGACTGACCCATGTGGGCTCAATCAGCTCATCCAGTAGTGCTTTGAGGCAGGAGGCTGGACCCCTTACCTTTGTGGGGAACTTCACCGCCCCTGCCGCAGCACTTCATGGTCAGCAACACATGAAGCCGATGCAAGCCCAGGTGCCAGGCAGTGTCGCCCAGGGAGGATTCATCCCTCTGGGGGTCGGTCCCACTCGGTCCACCCCTGCAGCTCCGGCAGGTCTCCCCACTGGGGCCGGTGGTGAAGTCCCGACCTACTGTAAGAGCACAGTCCACTCCAACCAAGCGGAGCGTGTGAAGATGATGGAGTACCACCGTGACATGGCCTCCTACTACAGAGGGCTCAAGCGTAAGGCTGAGCACGTCCCAGCGAGGGAGGGGTCAGGGTGCCCCAACGAGCTCCAGACAGGAAGTGTCCGTGACAGGACCTTGGACGAGCCTCGGCAGAAGACGTGGTGGGACAACGCCACAGAGGGCGTCGTTCTTCCTGAGGACGCTGTCGAGAAACTTGATGCCATTCCTGGCATCTGGGATTTGGCCATACAGATGGGCTTTCTGACTGCCTGCTAG
- the LOC134088211 gene encoding palmitoyltransferase ZDHHC11-like, with product MRCCDQHLRRTEPAPGSSCNEPVTPAPRSRRNGWSARPTTHQLVSYFTYIYLVVVGFGIYIPLLPSPWDSLAYGHLGFFFVLHLVAHIATVLIDPAEPIVRARNYASTLPTFDKSQHAHVILDLHCKICDIDVGPRAKHCKACNKCVTDFDHHCKYMNNCVGRRNYWFFFVAVVTAAIGMFLLLLIVLFIIVEHSLNPAILRTAPQFQDYFHTCMSCGTVLSVQSVPVCPGLNNLTWLVFLPLAPVHTSSAGLLVVSCFTFLLTLVFLVVVIHLLGFHIFLLSKKLTTYEYIMKKRQEEKDRDLELGEKQSRPTSAESSKTQPSVDVSVDCESPLPSQASQSSMEYQDERRELALRISMAMCAELKRLGSMTGAQWHEWYRNTSPSKDMTPGEDLSICDTGLKALGESLSWTGLQQVVVVDGEQSREKSAEAAPIIQQPLASSVLAVEQQLSMDTRSESALSQQ from the exons ATGAGATGCTGCGATCAGCACCTGAGGCGGACCGAGCCGGCCCCCGGGAGCAGCTGCAATGAGCCGGTGACCCCTGCACCGCGTTCGCGCCGCAACGGCTGGTCCGCGCGACCCACCACCCATCAGCTGGTTTCCTACTTCACCTACATTTACTTGGTTGTTGTCGGATTTGGGATCTACATCCCACTGCTGCCCTCCCCATGGGACTCGTTGGCCTATGGT CATCTTGgatttttctttgttcttcacCTGGTTGCCCACATTGCAACTGTGTTGATAGACCCAGCAGAACCCATTGTGCGCGCTAGAAACTACGCCTCTACCTTGCCGACCTTTGACAAAAGCCAACATGCACATGTCATCCTTGACCTACACTGTAAAATCTGTGATATTGACGT GGGACCTCGAGCTAAACACTGCAAGGCTTGCAACAAATGTGTTACAGACTTTGACCACCACTGCAAATATATGAATAAttgtgtggggaggaggaacTATTG GTTTTTCTTTGTGGCCGTTGTGACTGCTGCTATTGGAATGTTTCTGCTGCTCCTCATTGTTTTGTTCATCATCGTTGAGCACTCTTTGAACCCGGCCATACTCCGCACCGCCCCTCAGTTTCAGG ATTACTTTCACACGTGTATGTCATGCGGCACAGTGCTATCTGTTCAGTCTGTACCTGTCTGTCCAGGTCTGAATAACTTGACATGGTTGGTGTTCCTCCCACTGGCTCCTGTGCACACCAGCTCTGCTGGACTCTTGGTAGTGAGCTGCTTCACCTTTTTACTGACGTTGGTTTTCTTGGTGGTTGTGATTCACCTGCTGGGATTTCATATATTTCTCT TGTCAAAGAAGCTTACCACATACGAGTACATCATGAAAAAGCGGCAAGAAGAGAAGGATCGTGATTTGGAATTGGGAGAGAAGCAATCCCGACCCACAAGTGCGGAATCATCAAAG acacagccttCTGTGGATGTATCTGTGGACTGTGAATCACCTTTGCCCAGTCAAGCCAGTCAAAGCAG CATGGAGTACCAGGATGAAAGGAGGGAACTTGCCCTGCGCATCTCTATGGCGATGTGTGCAGAG CTGAAGCGTCTTGGTTCAATGACAGGAGCTCAATGGCACGAATGGTACAGAAACACCAGCCCATCCAAAGACATGACGCCAG GGGAGGATTTGTCGATTTGTGACACCGGTTTGAAGGCCCTCGGTGAGTCCCTCAGCTGGACTGGACTAcagcaggtggtggtggtggatggagaGCAGAGCCGTGAGAAGTCTGCGGAAGCGGCTCCTATTATCCAGCAGCCCCTGGCCAGCTCTGTCTTGGCAGTTGAGCAGCAGCTGAGCATGGACACAAGGTCCGAGTCGGCCCTCTCCCAGCAGTGA